The following are encoded together in the Cyanobacterium aponinum PCC 10605 genome:
- a CDS encoding HigA family addiction module antitoxin, with protein MINIPTHRQPTHPGEMLLKEFLEPMGISQRELADKIRVPYQRVNEIVNCRRGISPSTALRLAKFFGTSADFWLNLQLRWDLFHTQTKEKEVLAQIKEYIAS; from the coding sequence ATGATCAACATTCCTACTCATAGACAACCAACCCATCCCGGAGAAATGCTACTGAAAGAGTTTTTAGAGCCTATGGGTATATCACAAAGAGAATTAGCGGATAAAATCCGAGTGCCTTACCAGAGAGTAAATGAAATAGTAAATTGTCGTCGAGGCATTAGCCCTAGTACAGCTCTACGCCTAGCCAAATTTTTCGGCACATCAGCAGACTTTTGGCTTAACCTTCAACTACGTTGGGATTTATTCCACACTCAAACAAAAGAAAAGGAAGTATTAGCCCAAATTAAAGAATATATTGCCAGTTAA
- the psb28 gene encoding photosystem II reaction center protein Psb28 has protein sequence MARIEFAQGVVEESIPDVRLTRSRDGSNGTATFRFESTKILDSGNTQEVTGMYLIDEEGELVTREVKCKFVNGEPTAIEAIYVIKNPEEWDRFMRFMERYAKENGLGFTKS, from the coding sequence ATGGCTCGAATTGAATTTGCACAAGGTGTTGTAGAAGAATCTATTCCTGATGTTAGATTAACTCGTTCCCGTGATGGCAGTAATGGCACTGCAACTTTTCGCTTTGAAAGCACTAAAATTCTCGATAGTGGTAATACTCAAGAAGTAACGGGAATGTACTTAATTGATGAAGAAGGAGAGTTAGTAACTCGTGAGGTAAAATGTAAATTTGTGAATGGAGAACCAACTGCGATCGAAGCTATCTACGTTATAAAAAACCCTGAAGAGTGGGATCGTTTTATGCGTTTTATGGAACGTTACGCAAAAGAAAATGGTCTTGGTTTCACTAAATCATAA
- a CDS encoding DUF1499 domain-containing protein — MSALISFFCSVIIALSLLFPLSWEKSAMASIFHFEGSVPTDLGVTDGKLKQCPPSPNCVVSQTEDETHYIKPLKYNSDRTSAYNNFLKILSVVPDTVIVEKTDDYIRTESRSKIMGFVDDAEFYFPEDEKVVQWRSASRLGESDLGVNRRRLEQIRLAFSDLTVNN, encoded by the coding sequence ATGTCTGCACTCATTTCCTTTTTTTGTTCGGTCATTATCGCATTATCCTTGCTTTTTCCTCTTTCATGGGAAAAATCTGCAATGGCTTCTATTTTCCATTTTGAGGGGAGTGTGCCTACGGATTTAGGGGTAACAGATGGCAAATTAAAACAATGTCCTCCTTCTCCTAATTGTGTTGTTAGTCAAACAGAGGATGAAACTCACTACATCAAACCGTTAAAGTATAACAGCGATCGCACTTCTGCTTACAATAACTTTCTCAAAATCCTTTCTGTTGTACCTGATACTGTGATAGTAGAAAAAACAGATGATTATATCCGTACAGAATCAAGAAGTAAAATTATGGGCTTTGTGGATGATGCCGAATTTTATTTTCCTGAAGATGAAAAAGTAGTACAATGGCGATCAGCTTCTCGTTTAGGAGAGTCTGATTTAGGGGTGAATCGTCGTCGCTTAGAGCAAATTCGCCTTGCGTTTAGTGACTTAACGGTAAACAATTAA
- a CDS encoding ferrous iron transporter B gives MSANINYPNIIEKGLAKIEDLLVQEAELFLQKNYLISRRSLALLIIQEDREIIIDLQKYLPSISPIEEIIYDVQTQLGKSITEAIAFTRQQKALEIEQQVLQDNSDSQRGIGEKLHQWMINPLTGFPILALVLYYGIYQFVGNFGAGTLVDLIEGFFEENINPFVNHIVAQIFPWVVIQDLFANDYGIITLGIRYATAIILPIVATYFLMFSLLEDTGYLPRLSLMLDRVFKTMGLSGRAVIPIVLGLGCDTMATVVTRTLETKRERIIATFLLALAIPCAAQWGVILGLLAKNPLALSIWAVVVLGIFLLAGFLTSRFLPGKPAQFYMEVPPLRMPKIENIITKTVIRMKWYFWEIIPLFIYASILIWFGKLTGLFDLIISWINPITLALDLPEEVSPIFLYGFFRRDYGAAGLFDIQSNAGLTGNQLVVCAIILTLFLPCIAQFQVMLKERGWKTTLAMVSFIFPFAFFVGYLVNQGLNIINLTI, from the coding sequence ATGTCAGCTAATATTAATTACCCTAACATTATTGAAAAAGGTTTAGCAAAAATCGAAGATTTATTAGTACAAGAAGCTGAACTATTTTTACAAAAAAATTATCTAATTTCTCGTCGTAGTTTAGCTTTACTAATTATTCAAGAAGATAGAGAAATAATTATAGACTTACAGAAATATTTACCTAGTATTTCTCCCATTGAAGAAATTATCTATGATGTACAAACTCAATTAGGTAAATCTATCACAGAGGCGATCGCATTTACTAGACAACAGAAAGCCTTAGAAATTGAACAACAAGTATTGCAAGATAATAGCGATAGTCAGAGAGGAATAGGAGAAAAACTACATCAATGGATGATTAATCCCCTCACAGGATTTCCAATTTTAGCCCTAGTGCTTTACTATGGAATTTATCAATTCGTTGGTAACTTTGGTGCAGGCACATTAGTTGATTTAATTGAAGGGTTTTTCGAGGAGAATATTAACCCCTTTGTTAATCATATCGTTGCTCAAATTTTTCCATGGGTAGTAATTCAAGACTTATTCGCCAATGACTACGGTATCATCACCCTAGGTATTCGCTATGCTACAGCGATTATTTTACCCATTGTTGCAACTTATTTCCTTATGTTTTCCCTTTTAGAAGACACAGGATATTTACCTCGTTTATCTCTCATGTTAGATAGAGTTTTTAAAACTATGGGATTATCAGGAAGAGCGGTCATTCCTATTGTTTTAGGCTTGGGCTGTGATACTATGGCAACAGTGGTTACTCGCACCCTCGAAACTAAAAGAGAGAGAATTATTGCTACTTTCTTACTTGCCCTAGCCATACCCTGTGCGGCTCAATGGGGTGTTATCTTAGGGTTATTAGCAAAAAATCCCCTTGCTTTGTCAATATGGGCAGTAGTGGTTTTAGGTATATTTTTGTTAGCAGGATTTTTAACCTCTCGTTTCTTACCCGGTAAACCTGCTCAATTTTATATGGAAGTGCCTCCTTTGAGGATGCCCAAAATTGAAAATATTATCACCAAAACCGTGATTAGAATGAAATGGTATTTCTGGGAAATTATCCCCCTATTCATTTACGCATCTATTCTTATTTGGTTTGGTAAATTAACGGGTTTATTTGACTTAATCATTAGTTGGATTAATCCTATTACCCTTGCATTAGATTTACCTGAAGAAGTATCCCCTATTTTCCTATATGGATTTTTCCGAAGAGACTATGGTGCGGCAGGATTGTTTGATATTCAAAGCAATGCAGGATTAACGGGCAATCAATTGGTGGTTTGTGCCATTATTTTAACTCTGTTTTTACCCTGTATCGCCCAATTTCAAGTCATGTTGAAAGAAAGAGGATGGAAAACCACTTTAGCAATGGTATCTTTTATTTTCCCCTTTGCCTTTTTCGTTGGTTATTTAGTCAATCAAGGCTTAAATATTATTAACCTCACTATCTAA
- a CDS encoding nucleotidyltransferase family protein translates to MSLINIDKIPQDKLEKICQKWLVKELALFGSILTNKFNENSDIDVLVTFDDSAMWSLFDIVRLKNELKNLFKQEVDLVEKSALSNPFIRYEIINNPQIIYESN, encoded by the coding sequence ATGAGTTTAATTAACATTGATAAAATACCTCAAGATAAGTTAGAAAAAATTTGTCAAAAATGGTTAGTTAAAGAATTAGCTTTATTTGGCTCAATTTTGACTAATAAATTTAATGAGAATAGTGATATTGATGTTTTAGTCACGTTTGATGATAGTGCTATGTGGAGTCTATTTGATATTGTTAGACTAAAAAATGAGTTAAAAAACTTATTCAAACAGGAAGTTGACTTAGTAGAAAAATCTGCATTATCTAATCCTTTTATTCGTTACGAAATTATCAATAATCCTCAAATTATTTATGAGTCAAATTAA
- a CDS encoding type II toxin-antitoxin system RelE/ParE family toxin → MIKSFKNKGTEDIFYGENSKLARKTCPQNLWQIARRKLDQLDSIISLAELKIPPGNQFEPLKGDRDGQYNIRINQQYRICFSWQNNHIWEVEIIDYH, encoded by the coding sequence ATGATTAAATCATTTAAAAATAAAGGCACAGAGGATATTTTTTATGGGGAAAATAGTAAATTAGCCCGAAAAACTTGTCCTCAAAATCTTTGGCAAATAGCAAGAAGAAAATTAGATCAATTAGATTCTATAATTTCTTTAGCTGAATTAAAAATACCGCCAGGTAATCAATTTGAACCCCTAAAGGGCGATCGAGATGGACAATATAATATTAGAATTAATCAACAATACCGTATCTGTTTCTCTTGGCAAAATAACCATATTTGGGAAGTTGAAATAATCGATTATCACTAA
- a CDS encoding heavy metal translocating P-type ATPase: MTLTQATINHSHNNHLGEYSLVHSIEGRIRLRTPVLTKALQEQWEKRLMAMEEVKDYRFNVSASSMVINYQREISQDVFLNSLFLGYNSDHNGMFSSKIASDSTSINNRTSDTDSQNEECDRPSWSNLTLPLVSTGLAIVANGFSSSLITFLARSALITAGLPVATRAMESVFIHHKLNIDCLDLMALVLSGLQGKLLTPSLVITLHELGDLIREYTARSTEQKTANLLDTIGRFAWVEREGEIVQIKSDEVIAGEIVIVYPGERIPVDGIVTFGEATVDQQQLTGESMPIVAQIDTYVYASTLVRSGKIKVKSERIGTQTRAAASIELLEKAPVHDTRMANYAAKVADKLIIPSMILAGIVFATTKDPTRTASILTLDFVTGIRVSMPTAFLGALDHTTRHGILVRSGRTMELLGEIDTIVFDKTGTLTEGNIKVVGVETVNDNITPQRLLQLAVSAEQRITHPVAEAIVNYGKQEKIEVLPRNSWDYSVGSGMTTEIDGLTVMVGSEKFLRSQGVNFAFIPENEDKSDVLEGLSFVYVACDGDLMGYLEYTDPLRPESASLLYDLQNLYGLEVHLLTGDNQTRAHQVAKVLNIPPQQVHADAFPEDKAKIVRNLSRGGKTVAFVGDGLNDSVALAYADVSISFADGSDIARETADVVLMNNDLSSILEAILIAKQTQNLIEQNTMLVVAPNLIGLGFASTIGLNPLLATIIHNGTAIAAGLNSLRPLVQHQLETKEN; encoded by the coding sequence ATGACATTAACTCAAGCAACAATCAATCATTCTCACAATAATCATCTCGGTGAATATTCCCTTGTCCATAGTATTGAGGGGAGAATCCGCCTTCGCACTCCTGTCTTAACAAAGGCTTTACAAGAACAATGGGAAAAACGTTTGATGGCAATGGAGGAGGTTAAGGATTATCGTTTCAATGTGTCCGCTTCTTCAATGGTGATTAATTATCAGAGAGAAATTTCTCAAGATGTTTTTTTAAATAGTCTCTTTTTAGGGTATAATTCAGATCATAATGGGATGTTCTCGTCAAAAATTGCATCTGACTCTACAAGTATTAACAATCGCACCTCTGACACTGACTCTCAAAATGAAGAATGCGATCGCCCCTCATGGTCTAATTTAACTTTACCATTAGTATCCACTGGTTTAGCTATTGTTGCCAATGGTTTCTCCTCCAGTTTAATCACGTTTTTGGCGAGAAGTGCCTTAATTACTGCTGGTTTACCCGTTGCGACAAGGGCGATGGAAAGTGTTTTTATCCATCATAAACTCAATATCGACTGTCTCGATTTAATGGCTTTGGTGTTGAGTGGTTTACAAGGTAAGTTGTTGACTCCCTCTCTGGTGATTACCCTTCATGAGTTAGGGGATTTGATTCGGGAATATACGGCGCGATCGACGGAACAAAAAACTGCTAATCTATTGGATACCATCGGGCGTTTTGCGTGGGTAGAAAGAGAAGGGGAAATAGTGCAAATTAAAAGTGATGAGGTGATAGCAGGAGAAATCGTCATCGTCTATCCGGGGGAACGCATCCCCGTTGATGGTATAGTAACATTTGGAGAGGCTACCGTTGATCAACAGCAACTCACCGGTGAATCTATGCCCATTGTTGCTCAAATTGATACCTATGTCTATGCTTCCACTTTGGTTCGATCAGGTAAAATAAAAGTAAAATCCGAAAGGATAGGCACTCAAACAAGAGCGGCGGCTAGTATAGAATTATTAGAAAAAGCCCCAGTCCATGATACCAGAATGGCAAACTATGCGGCAAAAGTTGCAGATAAGTTGATCATTCCTTCCATGATTTTAGCAGGAATTGTCTTCGCTACCACAAAAGATCCGACTCGCACCGCCTCTATTTTAACTCTCGATTTCGTTACTGGTATCCGTGTCTCTATGCCGACGGCTTTCTTAGGTGCATTAGATCACACTACCCGTCACGGTATTTTAGTTAGAAGTGGACGCACCATGGAATTGTTAGGGGAAATTGATACCATTGTTTTTGATAAAACAGGCACTCTCACGGAAGGTAATATTAAGGTGGTTGGGGTGGAAACTGTCAATGATAATATCACCCCTCAAAGATTATTGCAGTTAGCGGTATCTGCTGAACAAAGAATTACTCATCCTGTGGCCGAAGCTATCGTTAATTATGGGAAACAAGAGAAAATAGAAGTTTTACCCCGTAATAGTTGGGATTATAGCGTAGGTTCGGGCATGACGACAGAAATTGACGGTTTAACGGTGATGGTGGGTAGCGAAAAGTTTTTACGCTCTCAGGGAGTAAATTTTGCTTTTATTCCTGAAAATGAGGACAAATCAGATGTTTTAGAGGGTTTATCTTTTGTTTATGTTGCCTGTGATGGTGATTTAATGGGTTATCTGGAATATACTGATCCTTTGCGCCCTGAAAGTGCTAGTTTATTGTATGATTTACAAAATCTTTACGGCTTAGAAGTACATCTTCTCACTGGTGACAATCAAACAAGGGCGCATCAGGTGGCAAAAGTGCTTAATATACCCCCTCAGCAAGTCCATGCTGATGCTTTCCCTGAAGATAAGGCAAAAATTGTCAGAAATTTGAGTAGAGGCGGTAAAACGGTGGCTTTTGTTGGAGATGGTTTAAACGATTCTGTCGCTTTAGCCTATGCGGATGTGTCTATTTCTTTCGCTGATGGTTCGGATATAGCACGGGAAACGGCGGATGTTGTCTTAATGAATAATGATCTAAGTAGTATTTTAGAAGCAATTTTGATCGCAAAACAAACTCAAAATCTTATTGAACAGAATACCATGTTAGTGGTCGCTCCTAATCTCATCGGCTTGGGTTTTGCTTCTACTATCGGTTTAAATCCCCTACTCGCTACTATAATCCATAATGGAACGGCGATCGCAGCAGGGTTGAATAGTTTACGCCCCCTAGTGCAACATCAATTGGAAACTAAGGAAAATTGA
- a CDS encoding helix-turn-helix domain-containing protein, with protein MSGVSQVNIIESIATLKTLLNEQKTSDNFQKIQVLYLLKSKQVKTITEVAQIVGKHRVTIQWWLRCYQQEGIQKFLRDKKDKNSGGRKSIISDSVIKILTKKLRETPDFKTYKDIQHWLNQEFQIQVSYDVVYYLVRKKLKYCLKK; from the coding sequence ATGTCAGGAGTTTCTCAAGTTAATATTATAGAGTCGATCGCAACTTTAAAAACCTTATTAAACGAGCAAAAAACTTCTGATAACTTTCAGAAAATCCAAGTTTTATATCTACTCAAAAGTAAACAAGTAAAAACCATCACAGAAGTAGCCCAAATAGTGGGGAAACATCGGGTAACAATTCAATGGTGGTTAAGATGTTATCAACAAGAAGGAATACAAAAATTTTTAAGAGATAAAAAAGATAAAAATAGCGGAGGCAGAAAATCAATTATTTCCGATAGTGTCATCAAAATATTAACGAAAAAACTGAGAGAAACTCCCGATTTTAAAACTTATAAAGACATTCAACACTGGTTAAATCAAGAGTTTCAAATTCAAGTTAGTTATGATGTGGTTTATTATTTAGTCAGAAAAAAACTTAAATACTGTCTCAAAAAATGA
- a CDS encoding DUF5132 domain-containing protein, translating to MLDKIKNMYQNDPLKTIAIGVGAVIIAPTVASLLKPVAKATIKTGVILYQKTKETIAETGEQLGDLVAEAQAEVLAEKAENRDNITVLNPSSND from the coding sequence ATGCTAGATAAAATAAAAAATATGTACCAAAATGACCCTCTTAAAACTATTGCTATTGGTGTAGGTGCGGTGATTATCGCTCCAACAGTGGCTTCTTTACTCAAGCCAGTGGCTAAAGCTACTATTAAAACAGGAGTTATTTTATATCAAAAAACAAAAGAAACGATAGCTGAAACTGGAGAACAATTGGGAGACTTAGTGGCAGAAGCACAAGCCGAAGTTTTAGCTGAAAAAGCAGAAAATAGAGACAACATTACAGTTTTAAATCCCTCTTCTAATGATTAA
- a CDS encoding phosphoglucomutase/phosphomannomutase family protein: protein MAFTVNPIKFGTDGWRGVIAADFTFERVAKLAPLSAHVLREYNPNSNLMIVGFDRRFLAEDFAKLAADSLQEAGFDVLLSDSFAPTPAFSWAAKEKNALGALVLTASHNPAKYLGLKVKGAFGGSVTEDVTQKIEALIPRDETITSSKEGNITLFDPWESYCQQLSSQVNVNIIRDAIASGKLKIFVDVMHGAASGGLRRLLGCDIEEINANRDPLFDGGAPEPLPRYISELFRRVKEDAKDNPHRLRMGLVFDGDCDRIAAIDGQGNFCSTQILIPVLIEHLAQRKGMKGEIVKTVSGSDLIPKIAQFMNIPISETAIGYKYIAERMLQNQVLVGGEESGGVGYSNHIPERDALLSALYVLEAVVESGKDISDLYNNLRQQVNFTSEYDRIDLPLKNLEQKNLLQQRLSDNPLTEIAGKKVIDCLAIDGYKYRLEDSSWLLIRFSGTEPLLRLYSEAPTLKIVQENLHWAKEWATKG, encoded by the coding sequence ATGGCTTTTACAGTAAATCCGATCAAATTTGGCACAGACGGTTGGCGCGGTGTCATTGCCGCCGATTTCACCTTTGAGCGAGTGGCAAAATTAGCACCTTTGTCGGCTCATGTTTTACGGGAATATAACCCCAATTCTAATTTAATGATTGTAGGATTCGATCGCCGTTTTTTAGCGGAAGATTTTGCGAAGTTGGCGGCGGATAGCTTACAGGAAGCTGGTTTTGATGTGTTATTATCAGACAGTTTTGCTCCAACTCCTGCTTTTAGTTGGGCGGCGAAGGAGAAAAACGCCTTAGGTGCTTTAGTTTTAACCGCTAGTCATAATCCTGCGAAATACTTAGGCTTAAAGGTAAAAGGAGCTTTTGGCGGTTCTGTCACTGAAGATGTAACTCAGAAAATCGAAGCCTTAATCCCTAGGGATGAAACTATTACTAGCAGTAAAGAAGGTAACATAACATTATTTGATCCTTGGGAAAGTTACTGTCAACAATTAAGTTCTCAAGTCAATGTTAATATTATCAGAGATGCGATCGCATCTGGTAAGTTAAAAATATTTGTGGACGTGATGCACGGTGCGGCTTCTGGGGGGCTACGTCGTTTATTAGGCTGTGATATAGAAGAAATTAACGCTAATAGAGATCCCCTTTTCGATGGTGGTGCACCCGAACCCTTACCTCGTTATATCTCTGAATTATTCCGTAGAGTCAAAGAAGATGCTAAAGATAACCCTCATAGGTTGCGAATGGGCTTAGTCTTCGATGGAGATTGCGATCGCATCGCCGCAATTGATGGACAGGGAAACTTTTGTAGTACGCAAATTTTGATTCCCGTTTTAATTGAGCATTTAGCCCAAAGAAAAGGAATGAAGGGGGAAATTGTCAAAACGGTGAGCGGATCAGACTTAATACCCAAAATAGCCCAGTTTATGAATATTCCCATCTCCGAGACTGCGATCGGTTATAAATACATTGCAGAAAGAATGTTACAAAATCAAGTTTTAGTGGGGGGAGAAGAATCAGGAGGAGTGGGTTACAGTAACCACATCCCCGAAAGGGATGCTTTGTTATCTGCTTTATATGTCCTTGAAGCAGTGGTAGAATCAGGAAAAGACATCAGTGACTTATATAATAACCTCCGTCAACAAGTCAATTTTACCTCAGAGTACGATCGCATCGACCTACCCTTAAAAAACTTAGAACAAAAAAACCTATTACAACAGAGACTTTCAGACAATCCCCTCACAGAAATAGCGGGAAAGAAAGTAATCGATTGCCTTGCCATTGACGGCTATAAATATCGTCTTGAAGATAGCAGTTGGCTATTAATTCGTTTTAGTGGTACTGAACCATTATTACGTTTATATTCAGAAGCACCTACTTTAAAGATAGTCCAAGAAAATCTCCATTGGGCAAAAGAATGGGCAACGAAAGGATAA
- a CDS encoding fatty acid desaturase, whose amino-acid sequence MFIVAHDGMHGILFPYNLNINDAIAALALILYGGLSFRDLREKHYLHHRFTGTSLDPDFHEHNPNFCFWYFRFMGKYVSFLNLCRLCLLILIIVNLFHIHWLNLLLFWALPLIFSSLQLFFFGTFLPHRHHQDNQYSLGAIKSLHLPILLSLITCYHFSYHQEHHRYPSLPWWQLPHLRVHNMG is encoded by the coding sequence TTGTTTATCGTTGCCCATGATGGTATGCACGGTATTCTTTTTCCTTACAATCTTAATATCAATGATGCGATCGCAGCTTTAGCTTTAATTTTATATGGGGGGTTATCTTTCAGAGATTTAAGGGAAAAACATTATTTGCATCATCGTTTCACTGGTACGAGTCTTGATCCAGACTTTCATGAGCATAACCCAAATTTTTGCTTTTGGTATTTTAGATTTATGGGAAAATATGTCAGTTTTTTAAATTTGTGTCGTCTATGTTTATTAATTTTAATAATTGTTAATCTTTTTCACATTCACTGGTTAAATTTACTTTTATTTTGGGCTTTACCTTTAATTTTTAGTTCGTTACAACTATTCTTTTTTGGGACTTTTTTACCCCATCGTCATCATCAGGATAATCAATATAGTTTAGGTGCAATTAAGAGTCTTCATTTACCGATATTATTGTCTTTAATTACCTGTTATCATTTCAGTTATCATCAAGAACATCATCGCTATCCTTCTCTTCCTTGGTGGCAATTACCCCATTTGAGAGTCCATAACATGGGGTAA
- a CDS encoding FeoA family protein, with translation MSNYFPLSDLKVGSQAIVAKLETQDEGIIRHLMAMGVIQGVNISLESKFPSYVLSVGKSRTALDKETASIIYVSQD, from the coding sequence ATGTCGAATTATTTTCCTTTGTCAGATTTAAAAGTAGGCTCACAAGCTATAGTTGCAAAATTAGAAACCCAAGATGAAGGAATTATTCGTCATTTGATGGCAATGGGGGTGATTCAAGGAGTCAATATTTCCCTTGAAAGTAAATTCCCTTCCTATGTGCTTTCGGTGGGTAAAAGTAGAACTGCTTTAGATAAAGAAACAGCTTCTATTATCTATGTCTCTCAAGACTAA
- a CDS encoding HepT-like ribonuclease domain-containing protein translates to MSQINRNYAFLWDMWQSSQRIILFTENTSWQEYRNNILLQSAIERQLEILGEAARRISDDFQQENKQIPWSDIIGQRNIIAYQYEKVDQKRIWQVITVDIPNLVIELEKIIPPMPPEI, encoded by the coding sequence ATGAGTCAAATTAATAGAAATTATGCTTTTCTTTGGGATATGTGGCAATCGAGTCAAAGAATTATTCTTTTTACCGAAAATACCTCATGGCAAGAATACCGCAATAATATCTTATTACAAAGTGCGATCGAGAGACAATTAGAAATATTAGGAGAAGCGGCAAGACGAATATCCGATGATTTTCAGCAAGAAAACAAGCAAATTCCTTGGAGTGATATTATTGGGCAAAGGAATATTATTGCCTATCAATATGAAAAAGTTGATCAAAAAAGAATTTGGCAAGTAATCACTGTTGACATTCCTAATCTTGTTATTGAATTAGAAAAAATTATCCCCCCTATGCCACCAGAAATATAA
- a CDS encoding HMA2 domain-containing protein, with amino-acid sequence MTNATVTAENSAITTTENKEQIATFLKEHEEVEMIIPVMFGLFVTSQFQLRGAKALLVNLGVATVFRQLFKELKKSPSQDTQSSTTQNQTNVSEDEEEMSILHSVKGRIRLRIPQIKKDALFAKRLERLLNDDDNVLNVRMNRTVSSVVIKYDAGNLSDMDLGFKLMSIIDAAKGE; translated from the coding sequence ATGACTAATGCAACAGTAACGGCAGAAAATTCTGCTATTACTACCACAGAAAATAAAGAACAAATTGCAACTTTTTTAAAGGAACATGAAGAAGTTGAAATGATTATTCCTGTTATGTTTGGACTATTTGTAACCAGTCAATTTCAATTAAGGGGTGCAAAGGCTTTATTAGTTAATTTAGGAGTAGCAACGGTTTTTCGTCAACTATTTAAGGAATTAAAAAAAAGTCCTTCTCAAGATACACAATCATCGACGACACAAAATCAAACCAATGTTTCTGAGGATGAGGAGGAAATGTCGATTCTTCACTCTGTTAAAGGCAGAATTAGATTGCGTATTCCTCAAATAAAAAAAGATGCACTATTTGCTAAACGCCTAGAAAGATTACTCAATGATGATGATAACGTTTTAAATGTGCGTATGAATCGCACCGTTTCCTCTGTGGTAATCAAATACGATGCAGGAAATTTATCGGATATGGATTTAGGGTTTAAGTTGATGAGTATTATTGATGCGGCGAAGGGAGAATAA
- a CDS encoding FeoB small GTPase domain-containing protein, translating to MNCHQCQSTTCHSHSKNNWFTSLFKKKKTQTIERETTGKIALVGMPNVGKSVLFNALTGIYVDISNYPGTTVEISHGKFQIDNDYFSIIDTPGMYSLLPITEEERVARDLLLQDSLSLAIHVVEAKNLARMLTLTFQLIEAGFPTLLAVNMIDEAEKLKIKIDPLTLEDELGIPVIKMSAATGFGLDQLKRRILSYVS from the coding sequence ATGAACTGTCATCAATGTCAAAGCACAACTTGTCATTCTCACAGCAAAAATAATTGGTTTACATCTTTATTTAAGAAAAAAAAGACTCAAACTATTGAGAGAGAAACTACGGGAAAAATTGCTTTAGTAGGAATGCCAAATGTGGGAAAAAGTGTCTTATTTAATGCCTTAACTGGTATTTATGTGGATATATCTAATTATCCCGGCACAACGGTAGAAATTTCCCACGGAAAATTTCAGATAGATAATGATTATTTTTCCATTATTGATACTCCGGGGATGTATTCTTTACTGCCTATCACCGAAGAAGAAAGAGTAGCTAGAGATTTGCTATTACAAGACTCTTTATCTCTTGCTATTCATGTAGTTGAAGCCAAAAATTTAGCCCGAATGTTAACCCTTACTTTTCAGTTAATTGAAGCTGGCTTTCCTACTTTATTAGCAGTGAATATGATCGATGAAGCGGAGAAATTAAAAATAAAAATCGATCCCCTTACTTTAGAAGATGAATTGGGAATTCCTGTAATTAAAATGTCCGCCGCTACCGGCTTTGGATTAGATCAGTTAAAACGGAGAATTTTGAGTTATGTCAGCTAA